Proteins encoded in a region of the Penaeus vannamei isolate JL-2024 chromosome 30, ASM4276789v1, whole genome shotgun sequence genome:
- the LOC113823376 gene encoding probable RNA-binding protein EIF1AD: MSVTTKKKHVERELYEDYSLPEEHQSIVKVVRPRGNNLHQVTTPDGEEFLVSMPHKFRKHVWIKRGDYVVTEPIPEGNKVRAEIVRILMKDHIRYIVQNNKWPAGFSEHEDEEKDEKEASKELERIKLKDDVESDEESGDDDDDDDDLLMENPNRPVVYVEETDSSEDESEEDKTSGSEEESE, encoded by the exons ATGTCTGTTACAACCAAAAAGAAACATGTAGAACGTGAGTTGTACGAGGACTATTCTCTGCCGGAAGAACACCAGTCCATTGTGAAGGTTGTAAGACCACGAGGCAATAATTTACACCAG GTGACCACACCAGATGGGGAGGAGTTCCTAGTCTCCATGCCACACAAGTTCCGCAAACATGTGTGGATCAAGCGAGGTGACTATGTAGTGACAGAGCCCATCCCGGAGGGCAACAAAGTGAGGGCTGAAATTGTCCGCATTTTGATGAAGGACCACATCCGGTACATAGTGCAAAACAACAAGTGGCCAGCAGGCTTTTCAGAGcatgaagatgaggagaaagatgagaaggaggcaAGCAAAGAACTTGAGAGAATAAAGCTGAAAGATGATGTCGAAAGTGATGAAGAAAGtggagatgatgacgatgatgatgatgatcttttaATGGAAAATCCAAATAGACCTGTGGTATATGTTGAGGAAACAGATTCTAGTGAGGATGAGAGTGAAGAAGACAAGACTagtggaagtgaagaagaaagtgAGTAA
- the LOC113823374 gene encoding nuclear transcription factor Y subunit gamma isoform X2, whose protein sequence is MSVEGQIEGTQPAMTEAQQGLNNFWPKVTEEIRQLTQTDLRQQELPLARIKRIMKLDEDVKMISAEAPVLFSKAAEIFITELTLRAWIHTEDNKRRTLQRNDIAMAITKYDQFDFLIDIVPRDELKPPKSREESSRTGVPADQHYYQIAQHYQAVLQQSTANNSSSTAQTTVPQQTSAQPQTIQIVQAGGQVSTVQTTGTTASTTQPQQQTAQIIQLQPQQQQAQQAAQQQTAAAAGGGIQIIQQIIGTDGQIQQIPMSGATQQPIIIQTAPIQAVTQQAQASSSQPQIIQLQQGGGQPVYITQSQAQQQ, encoded by the exons ATGTCAGTGGAGGGGCAGATAGAGGGCACGCAGCCGGCGATGACGGAAGCGCAGCAGGGCCTCAACAACTTCTGGCCCAAGGTCACCGAGGAGATCAGGCAGCTTACACAG ACAGACTTGAGGCAGCAGGAGTTACCGCTGGCCCGGATCAAGAGGATCATGAAGCTGGATGAGGATGTGAAGATGATCAGTGCGGAGGCCCCTGTCCTGTTCAGCAAGGCGGCAGAGATCTTCATCACAGAACTCACATTGCGAGCTTGGATACACACAGAAGACAATAAGAGGAGGACGCTTCAG AGAAACGACATAGCCATGGCCATCACAAAGTACGATCAGTTTGACTTCCTGATTGACATCGTGCCCAGAGATGAGCTTAAGCCCCCCAAGAGCAGGGAGGAGTCAAGTCGAACAGGTGTCCCTGCTGACCAG CACTATTATCAGATTGCTCAGCACTACCAAGCTGTTCTGCAGCAGTCCACTGCCAATAACAGTAGTAGCACCGCCCAGACGACAGTGCCGCAGCAGACCAGTGCGCAGCCACAGACCATACAGATAGTCCAGGCGGGTGGCCAGGTGTCCACTGTCCAG ACAACGGGAACGACAGCATCAACAACGCAGCCCCAACAGCAGACGGCACAGATTATCCAGTTGCAGCCACAGCAGCAGCAGGCACAGCAGGCAGCGCAGCAGCAGACAGCAGCTGCAGCAGGAGGTGGCATTCAAATAATCCAACAGATAATTGGGACTGACGGTCAGATCCAACAAATACCT ATGTCTGGGGCGACGCAACAGCCAATCATAATTCAGACGGCGCCGATCCAGGCAGTCACACAGCAGGCGCAGGCGAGCTCCTCTCAGCCCCAGATTATTCAGCTGCAGCAG GGTGGAGGACAACCAGTGTACATCACACAGAGCCAAGCACAACAGCAATAG
- the LOC113823374 gene encoding nuclear transcription factor Y subunit gamma isoform X3 produces MSVEGQIEGTQPAMTEAQQGLNNFWPKVTEEIRQLTQTDLRQQELPLARIKRIMKLDEDVKMISAEAPVLFSKAAEIFITELTLRAWIHTEDNKRRTLQRNDIAMAITKYDQFDFLIDIVPRDELKPPKSREESSRTGVPADQIAQHYQAVLQQSTANNSSSTAQTTVPQQTSAQPQTIQIVQAGGQVSTVQTTGTTASTTQPQQQTAQIIQLQPQQQQAQQAAQQQTAAAAGGGIQIIQQIIGTDGQIQQIPIPLTPQQLQMIRLQMSGATQQPIIIQTAPIQAVTQQAQASSSQPQIIQLQQGGGQPVYITQSQAQQQ; encoded by the exons ATGTCAGTGGAGGGGCAGATAGAGGGCACGCAGCCGGCGATGACGGAAGCGCAGCAGGGCCTCAACAACTTCTGGCCCAAGGTCACCGAGGAGATCAGGCAGCTTACACAG ACAGACTTGAGGCAGCAGGAGTTACCGCTGGCCCGGATCAAGAGGATCATGAAGCTGGATGAGGATGTGAAGATGATCAGTGCGGAGGCCCCTGTCCTGTTCAGCAAGGCGGCAGAGATCTTCATCACAGAACTCACATTGCGAGCTTGGATACACACAGAAGACAATAAGAGGAGGACGCTTCAG AGAAACGACATAGCCATGGCCATCACAAAGTACGATCAGTTTGACTTCCTGATTGACATCGTGCCCAGAGATGAGCTTAAGCCCCCCAAGAGCAGGGAGGAGTCAAGTCGAACAGGTGTCCCTGCTGACCAG ATTGCTCAGCACTACCAAGCTGTTCTGCAGCAGTCCACTGCCAATAACAGTAGTAGCACCGCCCAGACGACAGTGCCGCAGCAGACCAGTGCGCAGCCACAGACCATACAGATAGTCCAGGCGGGTGGCCAGGTGTCCACTGTCCAG ACAACGGGAACGACAGCATCAACAACGCAGCCCCAACAGCAGACGGCACAGATTATCCAGTTGCAGCCACAGCAGCAGCAGGCACAGCAGGCAGCGCAGCAGCAGACAGCAGCTGCAGCAGGAGGTGGCATTCAAATAATCCAACAGATAATTGGGACTGACGGTCAGATCCAACAAATACCT ATCCCGTTAACACCACAGCAGCTACAGATGATTAGGTTACAGATGTCTGGGGCGACGCAACAGCCAATCATAATTCAGACGGCGCCGATCCAGGCAGTCACACAGCAGGCGCAGGCGAGCTCCTCTCAGCCCCAGATTATTCAGCTGCAGCAG GGTGGAGGACAACCAGTGTACATCACACAGAGCCAAGCACAACAGCAATAG
- the LOC113823374 gene encoding nuclear transcription factor Y subunit gamma isoform X1: MSVEGQIEGTQPAMTEAQQGLNNFWPKVTEEIRQLTQTDLRQQELPLARIKRIMKLDEDVKMISAEAPVLFSKAAEIFITELTLRAWIHTEDNKRRTLQRNDIAMAITKYDQFDFLIDIVPRDELKPPKSREESSRTGVPADQHYYQIAQHYQAVLQQSTANNSSSTAQTTVPQQTSAQPQTIQIVQAGGQVSTVQTTGTTASTTQPQQQTAQIIQLQPQQQQAQQAAQQQTAAAAGGGIQIIQQIIGTDGQIQQIPIPLTPQQLQMIRLQMSGATQQPIIIQTAPIQAVTQQAQASSSQPQIIQLQQGGGQPVYITQSQAQQQ; encoded by the exons ATGTCAGTGGAGGGGCAGATAGAGGGCACGCAGCCGGCGATGACGGAAGCGCAGCAGGGCCTCAACAACTTCTGGCCCAAGGTCACCGAGGAGATCAGGCAGCTTACACAG ACAGACTTGAGGCAGCAGGAGTTACCGCTGGCCCGGATCAAGAGGATCATGAAGCTGGATGAGGATGTGAAGATGATCAGTGCGGAGGCCCCTGTCCTGTTCAGCAAGGCGGCAGAGATCTTCATCACAGAACTCACATTGCGAGCTTGGATACACACAGAAGACAATAAGAGGAGGACGCTTCAG AGAAACGACATAGCCATGGCCATCACAAAGTACGATCAGTTTGACTTCCTGATTGACATCGTGCCCAGAGATGAGCTTAAGCCCCCCAAGAGCAGGGAGGAGTCAAGTCGAACAGGTGTCCCTGCTGACCAG CACTATTATCAGATTGCTCAGCACTACCAAGCTGTTCTGCAGCAGTCCACTGCCAATAACAGTAGTAGCACCGCCCAGACGACAGTGCCGCAGCAGACCAGTGCGCAGCCACAGACCATACAGATAGTCCAGGCGGGTGGCCAGGTGTCCACTGTCCAG ACAACGGGAACGACAGCATCAACAACGCAGCCCCAACAGCAGACGGCACAGATTATCCAGTTGCAGCCACAGCAGCAGCAGGCACAGCAGGCAGCGCAGCAGCAGACAGCAGCTGCAGCAGGAGGTGGCATTCAAATAATCCAACAGATAATTGGGACTGACGGTCAGATCCAACAAATACCT ATCCCGTTAACACCACAGCAGCTACAGATGATTAGGTTACAGATGTCTGGGGCGACGCAACAGCCAATCATAATTCAGACGGCGCCGATCCAGGCAGTCACACAGCAGGCGCAGGCGAGCTCCTCTCAGCCCCAGATTATTCAGCTGCAGCAG GGTGGAGGACAACCAGTGTACATCACACAGAGCCAAGCACAACAGCAATAG